GCCTTCTTTGGTGAAAAAGCCAAGAAGAAATGATAAGAATATAAAAAACCTACCGAACATTTCATTTAAGAATGCGGGATGTTAAGCAGAAATAGAGTGAACATTCGATAGAGAATAAATTGCAGGATGCCATTCTGTTGAGTCTCCTAAAGATTCAAATCTCCAAGCAGATTTATCTGATAAAAGAGCGTTCACGAGTTGATTATTCAGTGTATGGCCGCCGTTATAAGCTCTATAACAACCAATTAATGGGTGACCAATAACATACAAATCTCCAAAAGCATCAAGAATTTTATGGCGGACGAATTCGTTTGAATATCTCAGGCCTTCAGGATTCATAATTTGTCCATTATCAATGACAATCGTATTATCAAGAGATGCGCCAAGTCCAAGTCCAGCTGCAAAAATCTTTTGTGCATCCTCATAAAATCCAAATGTTCTGGCTTTTGAAATTTCTTCTCTAAAACTCTGAGAGGAATTTTCAAAAGACATTGTCTCTGTAATTAATCCCTGACGGCCTTGAAAATCAAGCGTACAGTGAATTGAAAAATTTTCAGCGGGCTCTAATGTTGCAAATCTATTTTCTTCTTTTACGGTAATTGGTTTTAGAATCCGAATAACGCGACGTAGAGCTTTTTGCTCATTTATTCGAGCATTTTCTAAAAGATGAATAAAATCGATAGAACTTCCGTCTAAGATTGGAACTTCAGGTCCATCAATTTCAATATGTAGATTATCTATTTCACAAGCAGCAATAGCGGCCATTAAATGTTCAATCGTTGAAACGCTCGCGCCACTAGCATTTGCAATCTTAGTACTAAGAAAAGTATCAACAACATTTGATACTGTTACTT
This genomic stretch from Candidatus Paracaedimonas acanthamoebae harbors:
- a CDS encoding UDP-3-O-acyl-N-acetylglucosamine deacetylase, producing MLSHLKNKTNVDKFSPVMMRQKTISHPVSYRGIGVHSAKNTTLSLFPAPADTGIVFERVDLAQNNLIKVTVSNVVDTFLSTKIANASGASVSTIEHLMAAIAACEIDNLHIEIDGPEVPILDGSSIDFIHLLENARINEQKALRRVIRILKPITVKEENRFATLEPAENFSIHCTLDFQGRQGLITETMSFENSSQSFREEISKARTFGFYEDAQKIFAAGLGLGASLDNTIVIDNGQIMNPEGLRYSNEFVRHKILDAFGDLYVIGHPLIGCYRAYNGGHTLNNQLVNALLSDKSAWRFESLGDSTEWHPAIYSLSNVHSISA